From Leptotrichia wadei, one genomic window encodes:
- a CDS encoding glutamine synthetase III — MENAMKSFGENVFRDSNLKKRVSKEVFKEFKASQLGKTELSKEAAEVIANAIKDWATKRGATHYCHWFQPLTDLTAEKHDSFLEPTESEELIYKFSGSNLIKGEPDASSFPNGGLRSTFEARGYTIWDTSSYPFIRKNKNGVTLYIPTAFISFTGEALDKKVPLLRTMKYISEQSLRVLRALGNTTSKHVFNTLGVEQEYFLVKKELFEARDDLLLTGRTLFGAPAPKGQELNDHYFGKIKDKVINFMSDVDVELWKLGIPSKTRHNEVAPNQFEVAPLFSVANLASDQNQIIMETIEKTALKHGLVALLHEKPFDGVNGSGKHNNWSLGTDDGDNLFSPGKDPKTNTNFLIFTSAVIEAVDRYYPMLRYSTATATNDHRLGGHEAPPAIISIFLGEELTTILDNIANKKDAPVSEASEVNLSVDVLPTFSMDAGDRNRTSPFAFTGNKFEFRMPGSSSTPATTAAVINAAVGKVLSEYADKLEKATEKTLPKVINEIIANAYKKHHRIIFNGNGYSEEWVKEAKRRGLTNEVSANTALRKMVEPEILELVDGIGMLSEQESLARYNAYAERYVKQISIESRTLIDIVNKNILPSALKFANLLADHIEKNSKYGKAFIKEQEELLKDVLSNVTALRKETKSLEKEIARVSNEEDLPKQTDLAKEKLVSGLEALRVPCDNLEKIIDKDLWKFPTYTDLLFKL, encoded by the coding sequence ATGGAAAATGCTATGAAAAGTTTTGGAGAAAATGTCTTTAGAGACAGCAACCTTAAAAAAAGAGTTTCTAAAGAAGTTTTCAAAGAATTTAAAGCATCGCAATTAGGAAAAACAGAATTATCAAAAGAAGCAGCAGAAGTAATTGCAAATGCAATAAAAGACTGGGCAACTAAAAGAGGAGCAACTCACTACTGCCACTGGTTTCAACCGCTAACAGATTTAACAGCTGAAAAACACGATTCATTCTTGGAACCAACTGAAAGTGAAGAATTAATTTACAAATTTTCAGGAAGCAATTTGATAAAAGGTGAGCCTGATGCTTCATCATTTCCAAATGGAGGACTTCGTAGCACATTTGAAGCAAGAGGATACACAATTTGGGATACAAGTTCATATCCATTTATAAGAAAAAATAAAAATGGAGTTACATTATATATTCCAACTGCATTTATTTCATTTACAGGAGAAGCATTGGATAAAAAAGTTCCTTTACTTAGAACAATGAAATATATAAGCGAACAATCGCTAAGAGTATTAAGAGCATTGGGAAATACAACTTCAAAACATGTATTTAACACACTTGGAGTTGAACAGGAATATTTCTTGGTTAAAAAAGAATTGTTTGAAGCAAGAGATGATTTACTTCTTACAGGAAGAACATTATTTGGAGCTCCAGCACCAAAAGGTCAAGAATTGAACGACCACTACTTTGGAAAAATTAAAGATAAAGTTATTAACTTTATGAGTGATGTCGATGTTGAATTATGGAAATTAGGAATTCCATCAAAAACTAGACATAATGAAGTTGCACCAAACCAATTTGAAGTTGCACCATTATTCTCAGTTGCAAACTTGGCTTCAGACCAAAATCAAATTATAATGGAAACAATTGAAAAAACTGCACTAAAACACGGATTAGTTGCATTACTTCATGAAAAACCTTTTGATGGGGTAAACGGTTCAGGAAAACATAACAACTGGTCACTTGGAACTGATGATGGAGATAACTTATTCAGTCCAGGAAAAGACCCTAAAACAAATACAAACTTCTTAATCTTTACATCTGCAGTAATTGAAGCTGTTGACAGATATTATCCAATGTTGAGATATTCAACTGCAACTGCTACAAATGACCACAGATTAGGAGGACACGAAGCACCACCAGCAATTATCTCAATCTTCCTAGGTGAAGAATTGACAACAATTTTAGACAATATTGCCAACAAAAAAGATGCACCTGTGTCAGAAGCTTCAGAAGTAAACTTGTCAGTTGATGTACTTCCAACATTCAGCATGGATGCAGGAGATAGAAACAGAACTTCACCTTTCGCATTCACAGGAAACAAATTTGAATTTAGAATGCCAGGTTCAAGTTCAACTCCAGCAACAACAGCAGCAGTAATCAATGCAGCAGTTGGAAAAGTATTATCTGAATATGCTGACAAATTGGAAAAAGCGACTGAAAAAACTTTACCAAAAGTAATAAATGAAATCATCGCAAATGCTTACAAAAAACACCACAGAATTATTTTCAACGGTAATGGATACAGCGAAGAATGGGTTAAAGAAGCAAAAAGAAGAGGACTTACAAACGAAGTTTCTGCAAACACAGCACTTAGAAAAATGGTTGAGCCAGAAATTTTGGAATTAGTAGATGGAATTGGAATGCTGTCAGAACAAGAATCATTAGCAAGATACAATGCTTATGCTGAAAGATATGTAAAACAAATTAGCATTGAATCAAGAACATTAATTGATATCGTAAACAAAAACATCTTGCCATCAGCTCTAAAATTTGCAAACTTATTGGCAGACCACATTGAAAAAAATTCAAAATACGGAAAAGCCTTCATAAAAGAACAGGAAGAATTGCTAAAAGATGTTTTATCAAATGTGACAGCATTGAGAAAAGAAACAAAATCACTTGAAAAAGAAATTGCAAGAGTTTCAAACGAAGAAGATTTACCTAAACAAACTGATTTAGCAAAAGAAAAGTTAGTATCAGGACTTGAAGCATTGAGAGTTCCTTGCGATAATTTGGAAAAAATTATTGATAAAGACTTATGGAAATTCCCAACATATACTGATTTATTATTTAAATTATAA
- a CDS encoding response regulator transcription factor: MREKILVIEDDPKISRLLEIELKFEGFDVFFAYDGKEGLNMAKYGSYDIILLDVMLPKMSGMEVCKRIRETSQVPIIMLTAKDEISDKVVGFDYGADDYMTKPFSNEELLARIKALLRRTKKSVVHKGIFEFEDLTINYSTYEVFRDYGKTLIQLSKREFELLDFLVLNKGIVLSRDKILEEVWGFDYIGNDNILDLYIKYLRDKIDKPYERKFIQTVRGIGFIFK, translated from the coding sequence ATGAGAGAGAAAATATTAGTAATTGAAGATGATCCTAAAATTTCAAGACTTCTTGAAATTGAATTAAAATTTGAAGGATTTGACGTGTTTTTTGCATACGATGGTAAAGAAGGGCTTAATATGGCTAAATATGGTTCGTATGACATTATCCTTCTGGATGTAATGCTTCCTAAAATGAGTGGAATGGAAGTTTGCAAAAGAATAAGGGAAACTTCGCAAGTACCTATTATTATGCTTACAGCTAAGGATGAAATTAGTGATAAGGTAGTTGGATTTGATTATGGGGCAGATGACTATATGACAAAACCATTTTCAAATGAAGAATTGCTTGCTAGAATAAAAGCGCTTCTTAGAAGAACTAAAAAATCTGTTGTTCACAAGGGAATATTTGAATTTGAAGATTTAACAATAAACTATTCTACTTATGAAGTATTTAGAGATTATGGAAAAACTCTTATTCAACTTTCAAAAAGAGAATTTGAATTGCTTGACTTTTTAGTATTAAATAAAGGAATTGTTTTATCTAGAGATAAAATTTTAGAAGAAGTTTGGGGATTTGACTATATTGGAAACGATAATATCCTTGATTTGTATATTAAATATTTAAGAGATAAAATTGACAAGCCTTATGAAAGAAAATTCATCCAAACTGTAAGAGGAATTGGATTTATTTTTAAATAA
- a CDS encoding sensor histidine kinase, protein MKNLKLEDRISANYALLFLVLILVSNIILVYSLQKQSNKVLEVSASDKLKEINSFLDKVGIFSDKTNVLTLDFNPEVVEGKKVIHVKPFNPGEDNYLYVLEIKQNKDSVIPINTIGDTDTEEASMTNESMVELLESYNLKDNVSSGKTINIEKNKYFVFKVSRVIKNYKFNIYTLKNVTNENKIYKRLEYLVILFTIIGVVITIIVSKIMSRRILKPINNVIKTAKSISTDDLSKRIEIPKEEDELQNLTLIINEMLDRLETSFENQKKFVSDASHELRTPLAIIKGYAEIIRKRGTTDIDIFVESIDSIISETDNMRNLIQKLLFLAKGEITKINTKFVDIDANEMVHQIHSDTVVSTKTHKFHLEMGEDYKIKGDETLLQQAIRALIENAAKYSEPNTNIYIKSFIKDGFGRISIRDEGVGISDEDAKRIFDRFYRVDLSRTKATGGTGLGLAIVKRIVEIHNGKIEVDSKMNEGTEISIVLPIGDAVVNSQKEINKNINKEKIEKKKSVFGFLKKKNKKSKKK, encoded by the coding sequence ATGAAAAATTTGAAATTAGAAGATCGTATTTCGGCAAATTACGCTCTTCTATTTTTGGTATTAATATTAGTTTCCAATATTATTTTAGTTTATTCGTTGCAAAAGCAGTCAAATAAAGTGCTGGAAGTTTCGGCTAGTGACAAATTGAAGGAAATAAACAGTTTTTTGGACAAGGTTGGAATTTTTTCAGATAAGACAAATGTGCTTACGCTTGATTTCAATCCTGAAGTTGTGGAAGGAAAGAAGGTAATTCACGTAAAGCCGTTTAATCCAGGAGAAGACAATTATTTGTATGTTTTGGAAATAAAGCAAAACAAGGATTCAGTAATACCGATTAATACAATTGGAGATACAGATACTGAAGAGGCTTCGATGACTAATGAAAGCATGGTTGAGCTGCTTGAAAGTTATAATTTGAAAGATAATGTTTCAAGTGGAAAGACAATAAATATTGAAAAAAATAAATATTTTGTATTTAAAGTTAGCCGTGTAATAAAAAATTATAAATTTAATATTTATACTTTGAAAAATGTTACAAATGAAAATAAAATTTATAAAAGACTGGAATATCTTGTTATTTTATTTACAATAATTGGAGTTGTCATAACAATCATTGTTTCAAAAATAATGAGCCGAAGAATCTTAAAACCAATTAATAATGTAATAAAAACTGCTAAAAGCATTTCAACAGATGACTTGAGCAAGAGAATAGAAATACCAAAAGAGGAAGATGAATTGCAAAATCTGACACTTATTATAAATGAGATGTTAGACAGGCTGGAAACGTCATTTGAAAATCAGAAAAAATTTGTATCAGATGCTTCGCATGAATTGCGGACACCGCTTGCTATAATAAAAGGTTATGCGGAAATTATACGTAAGCGTGGAACTACAGATATTGATATATTTGTAGAGTCAATTGATTCAATAATCAGTGAAACTGATAATATGCGTAATTTAATACAGAAATTGCTGTTTTTGGCTAAAGGTGAAATTACAAAAATTAATACAAAATTTGTAGATATTGATGCAAATGAAATGGTACATCAAATTCATTCTGATACAGTAGTTTCTACAAAAACTCATAAATTCCATCTGGAAATGGGGGAAGACTATAAAATTAAAGGTGATGAAACATTACTGCAGCAGGCAATTAGAGCCTTAATTGAAAATGCTGCAAAATATTCAGAGCCAAATACAAATATTTATATAAAATCTTTTATAAAAGATGGATTTGGGCGAATTTCAATTCGAGATGAGGGAGTTGGAATTTCTGATGAGGATGCAAAGAGAATTTTTGACAGATTTTACAGAGTGGATTTGTCGAGAACAAAGGCGACGGGTGGAACTGGACTTGGACTTGCGATAGTTAAACGAATCGTAGAAATTCATAATGGAAAAATCGAAGTTGATTCTAAAATGAATGAAGGAACAGAAATTTCAATTGTTTTACCTATTGGAGATGCGGTTGTAAATTCACAGAAAGAAATTAATAAAAATATAAATAAAGAAAAAATCGAAAAGAAAAAAAGTGTTTTTGGATTTTTAAAAAAGAAAAATAAGAAAAGTAAGAAAAAATAA
- the glmM gene encoding phosphoglucosamine mutase: MARKYFGTDGMRGEANKDLTIDLVTSLGLALGYYLKKHRKKAGKPKVILGTDTRISGYMIRSALTAGLNSMGVNIDFVGVLPTPGVCYLTRKLKADAGIMISASHNPVKDNGIKIFSQNGYKLPDAVEEKLEELMGKKDELLEKHQVAGDDLGTFKYVEDDMKIYLDYLTSTVKTNFSKLRIVIDTANGAAYRVASKVFQNLGADVIVINNIPNGKNINVNCGSTHPELLQEVVKVYKADLGLAYDGDADRLIAVDNTGAIINGDLIIAIIAEYMQSRGLLNDNKVVTTVLSNMGFEKYLDEKGIGLIRANVGDRYVLEKMKEYGLNIGGEQSGHILMLDYNTTGDGVLSSIQLVAAILESGKTLHELVKDIKLWPQDSKNITVAKEKKATWETNKELIDFIKAKEKEIAGKGRILVRASGTESLIRVMVEAESQETVDKYVEELSKKVEEILC; the protein is encoded by the coding sequence ATGGCTAGAAAATATTTTGGAACTGATGGAATGAGAGGAGAAGCTAATAAGGACTTGACAATTGATTTAGTTACAAGTTTGGGGCTTGCTCTTGGGTATTATTTAAAAAAACATAGAAAAAAAGCTGGAAAGCCAAAAGTTATTCTTGGAACAGATACAAGAATTTCAGGGTATATGATTCGTTCAGCACTTACAGCGGGATTAAATTCTATGGGTGTAAATATTGACTTTGTTGGAGTGCTGCCTACTCCTGGAGTTTGTTACTTGACTAGAAAATTAAAGGCTGATGCGGGAATTATGATTTCAGCTTCACACAATCCTGTAAAGGACAATGGAATAAAAATATTTAGTCAAAATGGTTATAAATTGCCTGATGCAGTTGAGGAAAAATTGGAAGAGTTGATGGGTAAAAAGGATGAACTTCTTGAAAAACATCAAGTTGCAGGAGATGACCTTGGAACATTTAAATATGTGGAAGATGATATGAAAATCTATTTAGATTATTTAACTTCTACAGTAAAAACTAATTTTTCAAAATTAAGAATTGTAATTGACACTGCAAACGGTGCGGCATATAGAGTGGCTTCAAAAGTATTTCAAAATCTAGGTGCAGATGTTATTGTAATTAATAATATTCCAAATGGAAAAAACATCAATGTAAATTGTGGATCAACACATCCAGAACTGCTTCAGGAAGTAGTTAAAGTTTACAAGGCTGATTTGGGACTTGCCTACGATGGAGATGCCGACAGATTAATCGCTGTTGACAATACAGGAGCAATTATAAACGGAGATCTGATTATTGCAATTATCGCAGAATATATGCAAAGCAGAGGACTTTTAAACGATAATAAAGTTGTAACTACAGTTCTAAGTAATATGGGATTTGAAAAATATCTGGATGAAAAGGGAATTGGATTAATTCGTGCAAATGTTGGAGATAGATATGTTCTTGAAAAAATGAAGGAATATGGATTAAACATTGGTGGAGAACAGTCTGGGCATATTTTAATGCTTGACTACAATACAACTGGAGACGGAGTATTGTCATCAATTCAGCTAGTTGCGGCTATTTTAGAAAGCGGAAAAACTTTGCATGAACTTGTAAAAGATATTAAATTATGGCCACAAGATTCTAAAAATATTACAGTTGCAAAGGAGAAAAAGGCAACTTGGGAAACAAATAAGGAATTAATTGACTTTATCAAGGCAAAAGAGAAAGAAATCGCTGGAAAGGGAAGAATCCTTGTAAGAGCTTCTGGAACAGAATCTTTAATAAGAGTAATGGTTGAGGCTGAAAGTCAGGAAACTGTGGATAAATATGTAGAAGAGCTGAGTAAAAAAGTGGAAGAAATTCTTTGTTAA
- a CDS encoding peptidase U32 family protein, which produces METKKRVELLAPAGNMEKLKTAFHFGADACFVGGSAFNLRGMSSNFKNKELKEAVDYVHSLGKKIYVTLNIFAHNTEIEYMPRFIKKLDEFGVDAVIVADLGVFQMVREHAPNMKIHVSTQANNTNWMSVKTWKDMGAKRVILAREMSLKEIKTIREKVPDVEIEVFIHGAMCMAYSGRCLLSNYFTNRDANRGICAQDCRWNYKVIAEGHEETGAHDIVENEEGTYMFNAKDLCSIEFIDKIIETGVDSLKIEGRMKSIYYNSTVVKQYKRALDNYYSGNYKYDPDWLAELKTISHRQYSNGFYLGPTSEKDQNYETGLSYSQTYRLVANVLEKVDTNKYKIQIRNKVYATETLELVRPIGDAIKFKVENFFNTKNEEYQEYVNPNTIAIIETDVEMGPMDLIRIKLPEGQSDSDMDTSEF; this is translated from the coding sequence ATGGAAACAAAAAAAAGAGTAGAATTATTAGCACCAGCTGGAAATATGGAAAAGTTAAAGACAGCCTTTCATTTTGGAGCTGATGCGTGTTTTGTTGGAGGAAGCGCATTTAATTTAAGGGGAATGTCTTCAAATTTTAAAAATAAGGAATTAAAGGAAGCTGTGGATTATGTTCATAGTTTAGGGAAAAAAATATATGTAACTTTAAATATCTTTGCACATAATACGGAAATTGAATATATGCCGAGATTCATAAAAAAACTGGATGAATTTGGCGTGGATGCAGTGATTGTCGCTGATCTGGGAGTTTTTCAGATGGTTAGGGAGCATGCTCCAAATATGAAGATTCATGTAAGTACGCAGGCGAACAATACAAACTGGATGAGTGTAAAAACTTGGAAGGATATGGGAGCAAAAAGAGTTATTCTGGCTAGGGAAATGTCACTTAAAGAAATTAAGACTATACGTGAAAAAGTGCCTGATGTGGAAATAGAAGTGTTTATTCACGGGGCAATGTGCATGGCATATTCTGGAAGATGCTTATTGAGCAACTATTTTACAAATCGTGATGCGAACCGTGGAATTTGTGCACAGGATTGCCGTTGGAACTATAAGGTTATTGCAGAGGGGCATGAGGAAACTGGAGCTCATGATATTGTGGAAAATGAAGAAGGAACATATATGTTTAATGCTAAGGACTTGTGTTCGATAGAGTTTATTGATAAAATAATTGAAACTGGAGTGGATTCGTTAAAAATTGAAGGAAGAATGAAGAGCATTTATTATAACTCGACTGTTGTAAAACAATATAAGAGAGCATTAGACAATTATTATTCTGGAAATTATAAATATGACCCTGATTGGCTGGCTGAACTTAAAACGATCAGTCATAGACAATATTCAAATGGGTTTTATTTGGGGCCTACTTCTGAAAAGGATCAAAATTATGAAACTGGACTTTCTTATAGCCAGACTTATAGACTTGTTGCAAATGTGCTTGAAAAAGTTGATACAAATAAATACAAAATTCAAATAAGAAATAAAGTTTATGCAACTGAAACTTTGGAATTGGTTCGTCCAATTGGAGATGCAATTAAATTTAAAGTGGAAAACTTTTTCAATACAAAAAATGAAGAGTATCAAGAATATGTAAACCCAAATACAATCGCTATTATTGAAACAGATGTGGAAATGGGGCCAATGGATCTTATTAGAATAAAATTGCCTGAAGGGCAATCGGATAGCGATATGGATACATCAGAGTTTTAA
- a CDS encoding replicative DNA helicase, which translates to MGLYDEDGKNSEPYSIEAEEALLGSVFINPNVMGDVVDIITAEDFYKSNYKLIFSEMINAYNSGKIIDVLLIIEALKKKELMDEVGDEEVIYDLTEVVPTAANAVNYAQIIKDKSVQRQLIAIGEKIVRMATRGYEETDAMLDKSESMIFKIAESKQKKEIVKLSELVQSKVKRLDDGSEAKGKITGISSGFSRYDSITSGFHGSDLIILAARPAMGKTAFALNLAINVARQGKGVLIYSLEMGNEQLFDRLVASESRVRLKGIKDGTLTSEELVTLGDGLGRLSEMPIYISDSASVTMLEIKANARRLKAEGKLDFIK; encoded by the coding sequence ATGGGGTTATATGACGAAGATGGGAAAAATAGCGAGCCATATAGCATAGAGGCTGAAGAGGCACTTCTTGGGTCTGTCTTTATAAATCCTAATGTTATGGGAGATGTTGTTGATATTATAACAGCTGAAGATTTTTACAAAAGTAATTATAAATTGATTTTTTCTGAAATGATTAATGCCTATAATTCTGGAAAAATAATTGATGTGCTTTTGATAATTGAGGCTTTGAAAAAAAAGGAATTAATGGATGAAGTTGGAGATGAAGAAGTTATTTATGATTTGACTGAAGTTGTGCCAACTGCTGCAAATGCTGTTAATTATGCCCAAATTATAAAGGATAAGTCTGTTCAGCGCCAATTAATAGCCATTGGGGAAAAAATTGTAAGAATGGCTACACGTGGGTATGAGGAAACAGATGCGATGCTTGATAAATCAGAAAGCATGATTTTTAAAATTGCAGAATCTAAGCAGAAAAAAGAAATTGTAAAATTATCTGAATTGGTTCAATCTAAAGTAAAACGGCTAGATGATGGTTCGGAAGCTAAAGGAAAAATAACTGGCATTTCTTCAGGATTTAGCAGATATGACAGTATAACAAGCGGGTTTCACGGGTCTGACTTAATAATTCTTGCGGCACGTCCTGCAATGGGAAAAACTGCATTTGCATTGAATCTCGCAATAAATGTTGCAAGGCAAGGTAAAGGAGTGCTTATATACAGTTTAGAAATGGGAAATGAGCAGCTGTTTGACAGGCTTGTGGCAAGTGAGTCGAGAGTTAGGTTAAAGGGAATAAAGGATGGAACTTTGACTTCGGAAGAGCTTGTAACTTTGGGAGATGGGCTTGGGCGGCTTTCTGAGATGCCAATTTATATTTCAGATTCTGCAAGTGTAACAATGCTGGAAATAAAGGCTAATGCAAGACGGTTAAAGGCTGAAGGGAAGCTGGATTTTATTAAATAG
- a CDS encoding RNA-guided endonuclease InsQ/TnpB family protein produces MYLTLKQQVKHLSKKEFRNLKHLSHIAKNLTNEAIYNIRQYYFKNKKYLSYNENYKMLKNSENYKKLNSNMAQQILKEVDGSFKSFFGLLKLAKNGQYDNKKIKLPKYLAKDGFTTLVIGFVRLKDDILIVPYSNSFRKTHKEIAIKLPPVLKGKKIKEIRIIPKQHSRYFEIQYTYEVEEVQRELNKENGLGIDLGIDNLCTCVTNNGASFIIDGRKLKSINQYYNKTNAKLQSIKDKQKIEHITLRQKRIARKRNNRIEDYLSKAARIIINYCLNNDIGKIVLGYNEDFQRNSNIGSINNQNFVNIPYGKLRDKLIYLCKLYGIEFKLQEESYTSKASFFDGDEIPIYDKENPQEYVFSGKRIKRGLYQTSKGKLINADCNGALNILRKSKVVDLSVLYNRGELNTPKRIRIV; encoded by the coding sequence ATGTATTTAACATTAAAACAACAGGTAAAACATCTTAGTAAAAAAGAGTTTAGGAATTTAAAACATTTATCTCATATAGCCAAGAACTTAACTAATGAAGCTATATATAATATTAGACAATACTATTTTAAAAATAAAAAGTATTTAAGTTATAACGAAAACTATAAAATGCTTAAAAATAGTGAGAACTATAAAAAATTAAATTCTAATATGGCTCAACAAATTCTAAAAGAAGTAGACGGAAGTTTTAAATCATTTTTTGGACTTTTGAAACTTGCTAAAAATGGTCAATATGATAATAAAAAAATAAAATTACCTAAATATCTTGCTAAAGATGGTTTTACAACTCTTGTTATAGGTTTTGTAAGATTAAAAGATGATATTCTGATAGTTCCTTATTCAAATTCATTTAGAAAGACACATAAGGAAATCGCAATAAAACTACCACCAGTATTAAAAGGCAAGAAGATAAAAGAGATTAGAATAATACCTAAACAACATTCTAGGTACTTTGAAATTCAATATACTTATGAGGTAGAAGAAGTTCAAAGGGAATTAAATAAAGAAAATGGACTAGGAATTGATTTAGGTATAGACAATCTTTGTACTTGTGTAACTAATAATGGAGCATCATTCATAATAGATGGTAGGAAATTAAAATCTATTAATCAATACTATAATAAGACAAATGCAAAATTACAAAGCATAAAAGATAAGCAAAAGATAGAGCATATAACATTAAGGCAAAAGAGAATAGCTAGAAAGAGAAATAATCGTATAGAAGATTACCTTTCAAAAGCAGCAAGAATAATTATAAATTATTGTCTTAATAATGATATAGGAAAAATAGTTCTAGGATATAATGAAGATTTTCAAAGGAATTCAAATATTGGAAGTATAAATAATCAAAACTTTGTAAACATACCATATGGAAAATTAAGAGATAAATTAATATATCTATGTAAGCTATATGGAATAGAATTTAAGCTACAAGAAGAGAGTTATACATCAAAAGCAAGTTTCTTTGATGGAGATGAAATTCCAATATATGATAAAGAAAATCCGCAAGAATATGTATTCAGTGGAAAAAGAATAAAAAGAGGACTATATCAAACAAGCAAAGGTAAACTCATAAATGCAGATTGTAATGGAGCATTAAACATATTAAGGAAAAGTAAAGTTGTGGACTTAAGTGTCCTATACAATAGAGGTGAGCTGAACACACCTAAAAGAATAAGGATAGTGTAA
- the rplI gene encoding 50S ribosomal protein L9 yields the protein MKIKVILKENIKGVGKKDEIVEVKDGYANNFLLNQNKAILATPENINKLKARNEKIQKHHDRDVKNAKELKEVLATKEIVLKVKAGENNKVFGSINAKEIVQAVKDQLNIDIDKKKVSADSKVKEIGVHNVELKLHSEVKANLKVRVEAK from the coding sequence ATGAAAATTAAAGTAATTTTGAAGGAAAATATAAAAGGTGTAGGGAAAAAAGATGAAATTGTGGAAGTAAAGGATGGATATGCAAATAACTTTTTATTAAATCAAAATAAAGCGATACTTGCAACGCCTGAAAATATTAATAAATTAAAGGCAAGAAATGAAAAAATCCAAAAACATCATGATAGGGATGTGAAAAATGCTAAAGAATTGAAGGAAGTCTTGGCGACAAAGGAAATTGTGCTAAAAGTGAAGGCTGGGGAAAATAATAAGGTGTTTGGTTCAATTAACGCAAAGGAAATTGTGCAGGCTGTAAAGGATCAGTTAAATATTGATATTGATAAGAAGAAAGTTTCTGCAGATTCTAAAGTGAAGGAAATTGGAGTGCATAATGTGGAATTGAAACTTCATTCGGAAGTAAAGGCTAACTTAAAAGTTAGAGTTGAGGCTAAATAG